One Stenotrophomonas maltophilia DNA window includes the following coding sequences:
- the glnE gene encoding bifunctional [glutamate--ammonia ligase]-adenylyl-L-tyrosine phosphorylase/[glutamate--ammonia-ligase] adenylyltransferase — MTLAPADLPASLQPLVDRALARLAQVLPEPVPAELLPLLTRLAVASDFALDTLVRQPALLAQLATPGCPPIPPPVLDPLQPSDWPAQIRRWRTAMSTRLIWRDLAGLDDVPQTLAGATTLAEDCLRLALDALQQEFAQRHGVIADEHGNPQQLVVFGLGKLGGGELNFSSDVDLVYAYSQGGESDGPRPLAAEEYFARLGQRLAKLLDETTVDGFSHRVDLRLRPFGSAGRVALSFAAMDQYFQREGRDWERYAWLKARAVAGDIDAGEAWLQTLRPFVYRRYLDFTALDGLREMKAAITAEVARRELHDDIKRGAGGIREIEFLCQALQLIRGGREPALRERRLLVALDALVAAGQIAPEDGSALREAYLFLRRLENRLQMLRDAQTHVLPSDALDRERIAVGLGYPDWDVLRAALAVQQARVSTEFAALLAPRKGQAAPDALANYWRSLPDGSNAPLLAEAGFLDANGADQSLRDFAQGTGVKSLSDAARARLDRVLPALLHAATRSPQPDAALKRVLGLLQAVLRRTSYLALLDEQPSALARLVDVLARSALLAERLAAYPLLLDELLDVRVSGPMPDAAGMLAECQQVLAVEDPESALRWLNETRLALSFRMAMATLDGRQGAVDSTRQLAELAQVVVVTVLAMAEADMRAAHGEIPGGRFAIIGYGSLGGLELGFGSDLDLVFLHDNPAGVDASNGARPLEPGRWYARLAQKVMALLGAVTAAGRLYDIDVRLRPDGGKGSLVSSLASYTEYQRERAWTWEHQALVRARGVAGDASLLADFERVRAQTLGRERDMGVLYADVLKMRGRMRTELDRSDAARLDLKQGAGGVVDLEFLLQTGVLARSAQHAALLQPRDTPSLIDALAVAGFLPEDTAQALHGAHATLLDVGLACTLDRRPRLAPTTPAIEDACAAITAACRAAELPFA, encoded by the coding sequence ATGACCCTCGCCCCCGCTGACCTGCCCGCCTCCCTGCAGCCCCTTGTCGACCGCGCCCTGGCGCGCCTGGCCCAGGTCCTGCCCGAGCCCGTTCCTGCCGAACTGCTGCCGCTGCTGACCCGACTGGCGGTGGCCAGCGACTTCGCGCTGGACACCCTGGTGCGGCAACCGGCGCTGCTGGCGCAGCTGGCTACCCCCGGCTGCCCGCCGATCCCACCACCGGTGCTCGATCCTCTGCAGCCCAGCGACTGGCCGGCGCAGATACGGCGCTGGCGCACCGCGATGTCCACACGGCTGATCTGGCGCGACCTGGCCGGCCTCGACGACGTGCCGCAGACCCTCGCCGGTGCCACCACCTTGGCCGAGGACTGCCTGCGGCTGGCACTGGATGCCCTGCAGCAGGAATTCGCCCAGCGCCATGGCGTCATCGCCGATGAACACGGCAACCCACAGCAGCTGGTGGTGTTCGGCCTCGGCAAGCTTGGCGGTGGCGAGCTCAACTTCAGTTCCGATGTGGACCTGGTTTACGCCTATTCGCAGGGCGGTGAATCCGATGGACCGCGTCCGTTGGCGGCCGAAGAGTATTTCGCCCGTCTCGGCCAGCGCTTGGCCAAGCTGCTGGACGAGACCACTGTCGATGGCTTCAGCCACCGCGTCGACCTGCGCCTGCGCCCGTTCGGCAGCGCCGGTCGGGTCGCGCTGTCGTTCGCGGCGATGGACCAGTATTTCCAGCGCGAGGGCCGCGACTGGGAACGCTATGCCTGGCTGAAGGCGCGCGCGGTGGCCGGTGACATCGATGCCGGTGAGGCGTGGCTGCAGACCCTGCGCCCGTTCGTGTACCGCCGCTACCTGGACTTCACCGCGCTGGACGGCCTGCGCGAGATGAAGGCGGCGATCACCGCCGAAGTCGCGCGCCGTGAACTGCACGACGACATCAAGCGCGGCGCCGGTGGCATCCGCGAAATCGAATTCCTGTGCCAGGCGCTGCAGCTGATCCGCGGTGGTCGCGAACCGGCACTGCGCGAACGCCGCCTGCTGGTGGCGCTGGACGCGCTGGTCGCCGCCGGGCAGATCGCCCCCGAAGATGGCAGCGCGCTGCGCGAGGCCTACCTGTTCCTGCGCCGGCTGGAAAACCGCCTGCAGATGCTGCGCGATGCGCAGACCCACGTGCTGCCCAGCGATGCGCTGGACCGCGAGCGCATCGCCGTCGGCCTCGGCTATCCGGACTGGGACGTGCTGCGCGCGGCGCTGGCCGTGCAGCAGGCACGGGTCAGTACCGAGTTCGCTGCGCTGCTGGCGCCGCGCAAGGGCCAGGCCGCGCCCGATGCACTGGCCAACTACTGGCGCAGCTTGCCCGACGGCAGCAACGCACCGCTGCTGGCCGAAGCCGGCTTCCTCGATGCCAACGGCGCCGACCAGTCATTGCGTGATTTCGCCCAGGGCACCGGCGTGAAGTCACTGTCCGACGCCGCGCGTGCGCGGCTGGATCGCGTGCTGCCGGCACTGCTGCATGCCGCCACGCGTTCGCCCCAGCCCGACGCCGCGCTCAAGCGCGTGCTTGGCCTGCTGCAGGCGGTGCTGCGCCGGACCAGCTATCTCGCGCTGCTGGACGAACAACCGAGTGCATTGGCGCGCCTGGTCGATGTGCTGGCGCGCAGTGCGCTGCTGGCCGAGCGGTTGGCCGCGTATCCGCTGCTGCTGGACGAACTGCTGGACGTGCGCGTGTCCGGGCCGATGCCGGATGCCGCCGGCATGCTGGCCGAGTGCCAGCAGGTGCTGGCGGTGGAAGATCCCGAATCCGCGCTGCGCTGGCTCAACGAAACGCGGCTGGCGCTCAGCTTCCGCATGGCGATGGCTACGCTGGATGGCCGCCAAGGCGCGGTGGACAGCACCCGGCAACTGGCCGAACTGGCGCAGGTGGTGGTGGTCACCGTGTTGGCGATGGCCGAAGCGGACATGCGCGCCGCACACGGCGAGATTCCCGGCGGGCGCTTCGCGATCATCGGCTACGGCAGCCTCGGTGGGCTTGAACTGGGCTTCGGTTCCGACCTGGACCTGGTGTTCCTGCACGACAACCCGGCCGGCGTGGATGCCAGCAATGGCGCGCGTCCGCTGGAGCCGGGGCGCTGGTATGCGCGCCTGGCGCAGAAGGTGATGGCGCTGCTCGGTGCGGTCACCGCTGCCGGCCGCCTGTACGACATCGATGTGCGCCTGCGCCCGGATGGTGGCAAGGGTTCGCTGGTGTCTTCGCTGGCCAGTTACACCGAATACCAGCGCGAACGCGCGTGGACCTGGGAACACCAGGCGCTGGTGCGCGCGCGTGGCGTGGCCGGCGATGCCAGCCTGCTGGCCGATTTCGAACGGGTGCGTGCACAGACGCTGGGGCGCGAGCGCGACATGGGTGTGCTGTATGCCGACGTGCTGAAGATGCGCGGCCGCATGCGCACCGAACTGGACCGCAGCGATGCCGCACGGCTGGACCTGAAGCAGGGTGCTGGCGGCGTAGTGGACCTGGAGTTCCTGCTGCAGACCGGCGTGCTGGCGCGCAGTGCGCAGCATGCGGCGCTGCTGCAGCCTCGCGATACGCCGTCGTTGATCGATGCGTTGGCCGTTGCTGGTTTCCTGCCGGAAGACACGGCGCAGGCATTGCATGGAGCACATGCCACGCTGCTGGACGTGGGCCTGGCCTGCACCCTGGACCGGCGCCCGCGACTGGCACCGACCACGCCCGCGATTGAAGACGCGTGTGCGGCGATTACGGCGGCGTGCAGAGCTGCAGAGCTGCCGTTCGCCTGA
- a CDS encoding mitochondrial fission ELM1 family protein, producing MVKRSSAPWTVTDGRAGNVRQAVALASALRQGTHRPLLLQPRAPWRWLSPRRLPGDVNGYGEAFATLAAEAPPLAIGCGRQAAGALRVLSARGSQVVQILDPRIGARHWDVVVVPEHDALRGSNVLTLLGSLNPVDDDWLAWGRAAFAGFSTLPGPRTALLVGGPTPLAPWDETAMVGVFQALAEQIRSEGGSLLATTSRRTPPALAEILRATFADLPHVIWGDGGDGTNPYGGLLGWANRVVVSPDSVNLLSEACATRMPVMVALADTVQGRLARFQQQLRERGRLQAHWLDWQYDRIEPLRETARVAAEVKARLALG from the coding sequence ATGGTGAAACGATCGAGCGCGCCTTGGACGGTCACGGACGGCCGCGCAGGCAATGTCCGCCAGGCGGTTGCGCTGGCCTCGGCGCTGCGCCAGGGCACCCATCGGCCGCTGCTGCTGCAGCCACGCGCGCCCTGGCGCTGGCTGTCGCCGCGGCGCCTGCCCGGTGATGTGAATGGCTACGGCGAGGCCTTCGCGACACTGGCCGCCGAAGCCCCGCCGCTGGCGATCGGCTGTGGCCGCCAGGCCGCTGGCGCCCTGCGCGTGCTGAGCGCACGTGGCAGCCAGGTGGTTCAGATCCTCGACCCGCGCATCGGCGCCCGCCACTGGGATGTGGTGGTGGTGCCCGAACACGATGCCCTTCGCGGCAGCAACGTGCTGACCCTGCTCGGCAGCCTCAATCCGGTGGACGATGACTGGCTGGCCTGGGGTCGCGCCGCGTTCGCTGGCTTCAGTACCCTCCCCGGCCCGCGCACCGCGCTGCTGGTGGGCGGGCCGACGCCGCTGGCACCCTGGGACGAGACCGCGATGGTGGGCGTGTTCCAGGCGCTGGCCGAGCAGATCCGCAGCGAAGGCGGCAGCCTGCTGGCCACCACCTCGCGGCGCACGCCACCGGCCCTGGCCGAGATCCTGCGCGCGACGTTCGCCGACCTGCCGCACGTGATCTGGGGCGATGGTGGCGACGGAACCAATCCCTATGGCGGCCTGCTCGGCTGGGCCAACCGCGTGGTGGTCTCGCCGGATTCGGTGAACCTGCTCTCTGAAGCCTGCGCCACGCGCATGCCGGTGATGGTGGCGTTGGCCGATACCGTGCAGGGCCGGCTGGCGCGTTTCCAGCAGCAGCTGCGCGAGCGCGGGCGGCTGCAGGCGCACTGGCTGGACTGGCAGTACGACCGCATCGAGCCGCTGCGCGAGACCGCGCGGGTGGCGGCGGAAGTGAAAGCGCGCCTGGCATTGGGTTAG
- a CDS encoding YceI family protein, with amino-acid sequence MSATRKLLLPLALTLAIAACSKPADTAAPAADAAAPATTEQAATPAADAAAAAPAAEAIQIASGTYKLDPTHTDVLAQWSHFGFSNPSAHFGNVEGTLVYNAEDVTKSTVEVKLPLSGLNSFTAKFDEHLKSADFFDAAKFADATFKSTKVEAAGTNKLTVTGDLTIKGITKPVTLDVTVNGGGEHPMAKVPAAGFDATTTLKRSDFGVGAYAPNVSDEVKIRITTEATGEKPAA; translated from the coding sequence ATGAGCGCCACCCGTAAACTGCTGCTGCCGCTGGCCCTGACCCTGGCCATCGCCGCCTGCTCCAAGCCGGCCGACACCGCTGCCCCGGCTGCTGATGCCGCCGCCCCGGCCACCACCGAGCAGGCCGCCACCCCGGCCGCCGATGCCGCTGCCGCTGCGCCGGCCGCCGAAGCGATCCAGATCGCCTCGGGCACCTACAAGCTGGACCCGACCCACACCGACGTGCTGGCGCAGTGGAGCCACTTCGGCTTCTCCAACCCGAGCGCGCATTTCGGCAACGTCGAAGGCACCCTGGTGTACAACGCCGAAGACGTGACCAAGTCCACCGTGGAAGTGAAGCTGCCGCTGAGCGGCCTGAACAGCTTCACCGCCAAGTTCGACGAGCACCTGAAGAGCGCCGACTTCTTCGACGCCGCCAAGTTCGCCGATGCCACCTTCAAGAGCACCAAGGTGGAAGCCGCCGGCACCAACAAGCTGACCGTTACCGGTGACCTGACCATCAAGGGCATCACCAAGCCGGTCACCCTGGACGTGACCGTCAATGGCGGCGGCGAGCACCCGATGGCCAAGGTTCCGGCCGCCGGCTTCGATGCCACCACCACCCTGAAGCGCAGCGATTTCGGCGTCGGCGCGTATGCCCCGAACGTCAGCGATGAAGTGAAGATCCGCATCACCACCGAAGCCACCGGCGAAAAGCCGGCCGCTTGA
- a CDS encoding queuosine precursor transporter, which produces MSVRPAPLFAPLTPRALVLAVLAMGAVVLLSNVLVQYPINDWLTWGAFSYPVAFLVSNLINRRFGPGPARRVAWIGFAVAVLLSIWVATPRIAIASCSAFIVAQLLDITVFDRLRRGSWWRAPMVATTCSATVDTTIFWSIAFAGSALPWVSWAAGDLAVKLAIGVCLLAPFRALLWKMAPLRTTS; this is translated from the coding sequence ATGTCCGTGCGTCCTGCCCCTCTTTTTGCCCCGCTGACCCCGCGTGCCTTGGTACTGGCGGTACTGGCGATGGGCGCGGTGGTGCTGCTGTCCAACGTACTGGTGCAGTACCCGATCAACGATTGGTTGACCTGGGGTGCCTTCAGCTATCCGGTCGCGTTCCTGGTCAGCAATCTGATCAACCGCCGCTTCGGCCCGGGCCCGGCGCGCCGCGTGGCGTGGATCGGTTTCGCGGTGGCGGTGCTGCTGTCGATCTGGGTGGCCACCCCGCGCATCGCCATCGCCTCGTGCTCGGCCTTCATCGTGGCGCAGCTGCTGGACATCACCGTGTTCGACCGCCTGCGCCGTGGCAGCTGGTGGCGCGCACCGATGGTGGCCACCACCTGCAGCGCGACGGTGGATACCACCATTTTCTGGTCGATCGCGTTTGCCGGTTCCGCCCTGCCGTGGGTGAGCTGGGCAGCGGGCGACCTGGCGGTGAAGCTGGCGATCGGCGTCTGTCTGCTGGCCCCGTTCCGCGCGTTGTTGTGGAAGATGGCGCCGCTGCGCACGACCAGCTGA
- a CDS encoding DUF2145 domain-containing protein: protein MDRFSRLPRAALLIASLLATAPAWANSTECRERYPSVASQAAMLDVAWTTAERLDALPDVDVVVAARGGQDLSRYGLRHSHLAFLLREDDGRWRAMHLLNRCKTDSSQLYHEGLGNFVGESGGHTDLRIGVPSAPLRAALKAMLVSPSIQPKALHETKYNVVAYPFATDYQNSNQWVLEVLAAAIAQIEGAPAIVKREQAQQWLRQQKYQPSVLHIGLGKRVGARLFVANATTTDHPAGERISGNYSVVTVESVFDFLHQRSQLQQELVIPHVPVAGATAASP from the coding sequence ATGGATCGTTTCTCCCGCCTGCCCCGCGCCGCCCTGCTGATCGCCAGCCTGCTGGCGACCGCACCGGCATGGGCCAACAGCACCGAGTGCCGCGAGCGCTACCCGAGCGTGGCCTCGCAGGCGGCGATGCTGGACGTGGCCTGGACCACCGCCGAGCGCCTGGATGCGCTGCCCGATGTGGACGTGGTGGTCGCCGCACGCGGTGGCCAGGACCTGAGCCGCTATGGCCTGCGCCACAGCCACCTGGCGTTCCTGCTGCGCGAGGACGATGGCCGCTGGCGCGCGATGCACCTGCTCAACCGCTGCAAGACCGACAGCTCGCAGCTGTACCACGAAGGCCTGGGCAACTTCGTCGGCGAAAGCGGCGGCCATACCGACCTGCGTATCGGCGTGCCCTCGGCGCCGCTGCGTGCCGCGTTGAAAGCGATGCTGGTGTCACCCTCGATCCAGCCCAAGGCGCTGCACGAAACGAAGTACAACGTGGTTGCCTACCCGTTCGCCACCGACTACCAGAACTCCAACCAGTGGGTGCTGGAAGTGCTGGCGGCGGCGATCGCGCAGATCGAAGGCGCGCCGGCCATCGTCAAGCGCGAGCAGGCGCAGCAGTGGCTGCGCCAGCAGAAGTACCAGCCCAGCGTGCTGCACATCGGCCTGGGCAAGCGCGTGGGTGCGCGCCTGTTCGTGGCCAACGCCACCACCACCGACCATCCGGCCGGCGAACGCATCTCCGGCAACTATTCGGTGGTGACGGTGGAATCGGTATTCGACTTCCTGCACCAGCGCAGCCAGCTGCAGCAGGAACTGGTGATCCCCCATGTGCCGGTGGCCGGTGCCACCGCAGCCTCGCCCTGA
- a CDS encoding malonic semialdehyde reductase, which yields MSHALDAAALDQLFRTARTQNAFLDKPVPASLLQELYDLVKWGPTAANTTPARFVFVTSKEAKAKLAPALSEGNHDKTMAAPVTVIIGFDLDFHEKLPYLFPHTDAKAWFDGPQEGRHEAAIRNGSLQGAYLILAARALGLDAGPMSGFDAAKVDEAFFAGTSIKSNFLVNLGYGDSAGLFPRLPRLSFDEAARIA from the coding sequence ATGTCCCACGCGCTCGACGCTGCTGCCCTCGACCAGCTGTTCCGCACTGCCCGTACCCAGAACGCTTTCCTCGACAAGCCGGTCCCAGCCAGCCTGCTGCAGGAGCTGTACGACTTGGTGAAGTGGGGCCCGACGGCTGCCAACACCACGCCGGCCCGCTTCGTCTTCGTCACCTCGAAGGAAGCCAAGGCCAAGCTGGCCCCGGCCCTGTCCGAAGGCAACCACGACAAGACCATGGCCGCCCCGGTCACCGTCATCATCGGCTTCGACCTGGACTTCCACGAGAAGCTGCCGTACCTGTTCCCGCACACCGATGCCAAGGCCTGGTTCGACGGCCCGCAGGAAGGCCGCCACGAAGCCGCCATCCGCAACGGCAGCCTGCAGGGCGCCTACCTGATCCTGGCCGCACGCGCGCTGGGTCTGGATGCCGGCCCGATGTCCGGCTTCGATGCGGCCAAGGTGGATGAAGCCTTCTTCGCCGGCACGTCCATCAAGTCGAATTTCCTGGTCAACCTGGGTTACGGTGACTCGGCGGGCCTGTTCCCGCGTCTGCCGCGCCTGTCGTTCGACGAAGCGGCGCGCATCGCGTAA